In Candidatus Tanganyikabacteria bacterium, the sequence CTTCCCGCTCTACCATGCCTGCGGCGCCGGTGCTCTAAACGAGCACGCGCCGTTCGGCGCGGGACCGTACTTCAGTCGAAGCGGAGCGTGTCTTCCTCGGCGTAGTGGTCGCTGACCAGTTCGGCATTCGGCGAGCCGGGTAGGGACAGGGAGTCGCCGGTGTGGACGCGGCTGGTGACCGGCGAGAAGCCGTCGGCCAGGATCCAGTCGATGTTGGGGCGCGGCCACTGGGATTTCGACGGCGGGCCCATGTCCTTGAAATCACCCATCTGCGCCAGCACGCGGGCGTCCGAATCGTACTTGTCGGGCCGCGCGTTGTCGGCGGCGCGGGTGTTGAGGTCGCCGGCCACGATCACCGGGCCGCGCGCCTTGGCGGCGCGGGCCGCGGCGAACAGTTGCGTGTTCTGCTCCACCTTGAGCGGCCCGTAGTACGAGGTGTGGGTGTTGAAGAGCGTGAACTCGCGCCCGGACTCGCGATCGCGCAGCCGCAACTCGGTGTACTTGCGCGGTTCGAACATCTGGCTCCAGTGGGGCGTGCCCTTGCCGGTGAACCAGCCCTTGAGGCCGTTCCAGAACCCGCGCAGGTGCGACATCCCGTAGGTCCTGTGCTGGTAGCCGAGCACCTCGAAACGCCTTGGCACCAGGACCATGTTCGCCTGCCCCGGATGGGCGTAGGTGGCCACGACCTGGAAGCTGCCGTTCTTCGACAGGGCTTTCAGGCGATCGAGTTGCCTGGTGCCTATTTCCTGGCCGGCCAGGATGGGAGCGTCGGGATGGCCGTTGATGATTTCCTGGTAGAACGGCAGATCCGGGAAGGAAGCCTGGGGCGTCTTGATCTTGGAGTTGCCGACCGCCGTGTTGAAGGTGATCACCCGGATTGGCGGCGGCGAGGCGAGTTGCAGCGAGTCGCCAGGGATGCCGGGCCCCGCCTGGCTCGCGGGTTTGAGCGCGCGGCCGAGGATCCGCGCCGCCGCGTTGGGCGCGGAACCGACCCGCGGTATCTCGCCCATGGCTTACAGGACGGCCTTGCCCACGTTAACCCGACCCTTGCCGAAGAACGGCTCGGGGCCCACCTTGTCGGCCGTGCGCATCAGGGCTTCCTCGACCTGGTCGGGCGTCCAGTCGGGGTGAGCGCTCATGACCAGGGCGGCCGCCCCGGCGGCCATCGGGGCCGCCATGCTCGTGCCGCTCATGACGTCGTAGTTCTTGAGGAAGCCGCCCGAGACGCTCATCGCGCAGGGGGTGGTCGGCATGGTCGAGAGGATCTTGACCCCGGGCGCCGTCACGGCGACCTTCTTGCCGTAGTTCGAGAAGTTGCCCAGCTTGTCCTGGTCGTCGGTGGCGCCGACGGCCATCGCGCCCTTGTACATGGCCGGGTAGATGGTGTGCGGCACCTGGACTATCCCGGCGTTGACCGGCGGCCCGTCGAGGTTCCAGCCGTTGTTGCCCGCGGCCGCGACCACCAGGACGCCCTTGGCGCGGGCGTCGGCGACCAGCAACTCCACGAAGCCGTTGGAAGTCGGGCCGCCCAGCGACAGGTTCACGATCTTCGCGCCCTTCGAGACGGCGTGATGGATGCCTTGCGCGATGTCCCAGGTCGTGCCGCCGCCCGTCGGGCCCAGCACCTTCACGGCCATGATCTTGACCCTGGGCGCGACGCCCACGACGCCCCGGCCGTCGGCGGCCGCCGCGATGATGCCCGCGACGTGCGTGCCATGCCCGAAATCGTCGATGGGATCGTCCGGCCCGGTGGCCTGCGGCACGCCCGGCAACTGCTGCCTGGGCGCCGCCGGCGACGGAGCGTCATTGCCGGCTTGCACCGAGGCGCCGGGGGCGCCGCTCCCGGGAGTCGTCGGCTCGGGTTTCCGGTACGCGAAGTTGGGCCCCTTGACGATGCGGCCGGCGAACTCGGGGTGGTTGTAGTCCACGCCCGTATCCAGCACGGCCACAACCAGGTCGGGGTTGCCCTGGGTGACCTTCCACGCGCCCGCCACGTCCATCCTGGCCAGACCGAACTGCATCGACTGGTACTCGTCGGCCGGCGGCGCGCCTGGCGTGCTCGCTGGGGCACCCGCCTGCGCCCACCACATGTCGTTCTGCGCGACGTCGGCGACGGGGTTGCTGCGATTTCCGTCCACGATGGCCTGGAGGGTGGTGCCGGCCACCGGGCGGGCGAGGCTGACGTGCTTCCCGCCGACGACCATCGTGGCGATGGTCTGGGTGCCGGGCAACTGCACCGGGGCGCCGGTGCGACTGGTCACGATGACCTCGCTCGGCTGCGCGTGCGAGAGGCGCCCGACGAACTTCGACGCCAGGGTGTCGGCGACGGGCCGGTTGTTCATGCCCGGTTTCTGGCCCAGGCTCGGGGCCGGCGCAGCCAGGCCGCAACCTACCGTGGCGCTGATTGCGGCGACGACCGCCACCAGGGCGCGAGCGTATCCGATCATCCAAGACCTCCCGTACTCCTGCGTCGCGGCATACGTGGTTATCGGGGAGCCGGTCGGGTCAGGTTCTTAAGGGCGAGTAAAGCCCCGGATAAGGAACGTTGAACGTCTGGCGATCCGGGCGGGCGTCTCCCGCCTCAACGCCGGCTGGCGAACCCGTCCACGAGGGCCTTCGCGACCCGCAACCCCAGGCGTGGCACGTGCTCCCGCACCAGGCGGACGGCGTCGCGCTTCCGGCCGGAAGCGGCCAGGGCCCGCGCGCTCTCGGCCACGGATTCGGGCAGGTGGACCGGTTCCCCGCCGGCCGTGAACTCCCGGATGGGATCGGCGTCGGGGAAGACTTCCGCGGGGGAGTGGCGGCGGCGGGCGTTTCGCCGGGCGTTGACCGCCGCCTCGGCCACTTCGCGGATGAGGGCGCCGAAGAACTCGCCGCCGCAGACCGCCGGATCGGCCTCGGCCACGACGAGCAACGCCGCCGGTTCGACCTGGAACCGGGCACCCGCCAGGGCGGCCTGGAGTGCGGCAAGCGCGTCTTCGTCCCAGGAGATCAGGGGGTTGTCCAGGGGCCCGGCCTCGGAGCTAAGGCGGATCAGAAGGTTGTCGGCGTCCGCGAGGGCGAGCACCGGTTCGGTGCCGCCGCCGGCGAGCGGGACGGAGAGGAGGAACAGGGGGGCGCGCTCGCCCTCGACCGCCGCGCCGCAGCGTTCCGCGGCGGCTTGCAGCCACGCGCCGGCCGATGCCTCCCAGCCGGGCGGATCGGCGTTGCCGCCGGTCATGACCGGTTCCCGCGCCGCCTGGCGGGGGGCGCGTATTCCATCGGTGCCACTGGTGACGCGGCTACAGGTCGAAGACGCCCTTGGGGAGCTGGGCGTTGGGCTGGAAGTCCTTGAGCGTCGTCGAGAACACGACCTGCTTGCCGATCCGCAGTTCGCCGCGCAGCGGCAATGCGGTGGTCTTGTCGGCGTAGACCCATTCCTCGGTCGCGCCCTTGGGCAGGACCGGCCCCGTCACGGAAAGGACCTGGACGGGCTTGCCTTCGAGCGAGGCTTCGCCGAGGAGGCCGACGATAGCCTTGGGGTGCTTCAGCCGGCCGACCATGCTTTTTTGCGTGATCGCCATGATCGGGAAGCCGCGGGAGGTCTGGACGCGCTTATCGTCCACCGGCAGCTTGACCTTGGCGAAGCCCAGCATGCCGCCCGGCCGCACGCTGATGTGCGTGTCGCCGTCCTCGAAGGCCATCTTCGTGCCGACGTTGTGGCGCGACCCGGGCTTGACTGTGAACATGAACTTCGCGGGCGCCTGGTAGTGTACGTCGAGGATGCCCTTGTAGAGGTCGCCGTCGGCCGGATCGAGGTCGGTCGTATGCACGGTGGCCCGCATGCTTTCCAGCGCCTCGAAGGCCTCGACCGTCCGCGCGGCCAGCAGGCGCGCCGCCTGCTGGTTCTCGGCCGGCGGCGGGCTGGGCTGCGCGGCTGCCGGGGGCGCGGCGCGGTAGTCCTCGACGCGGGTATCGGGGGATGCCGGCGAGACGCCCTGCCGGCCGCAAGCCGACACGACCAGGGCGGTCCCGAGGACCCAGGAGATGTGCCTCAATGCTCCGTCTCTAACTCGAACTTAATATAGAGATAACCGAATGATAACACTATGTCGCCGGTCGTGCCCGAAACCTTGCGTGGCTCTCCGGAACCTGTCGCGGTCCGGCTACGGGAGCAGGTCGGCGACGGGGATTTCGGCGCCGGGCAGCGAAAGGGGGGCGATCGCGTCGCCCTTGCGCAGCGTGGCGACGGTCCCGTACGACCAGCCATCGTAGAAGCCCTTGCCGTCGCGCACCGGATCCCGGTAGACCTCGAGCGTCTCCTTCTCGGGCACCAGGATCCAGTATTCCGGCCGGCCGGCGCGAGCGTAGAGGCTGGCCTTGACCCTGCGATCCTTTTCCTCCGAAGAGACCGCGACCTCCACGATGAGTATGGGGAACTCGGGATGCCTCCGGGCGAACTCCCTGACCGAACCGTGGGAAACGGTGATGTCAGGCTCGGGCTCCGATAGCTCATCGCCGCCAAGGGCGAGCGGTAGCTGAGTGCTGACGGTGTACTCGTCTCCAAACGCCCTGTCGAGGGTCTTGGCTGCGATGCGCACGGTGCCCGCATGGACTTCGGACTGCGGGCTCATTTCCACGATGTCCCCGTCGAGCAACTCGACCCGGAGGTCGTCGAGGACCCCGAGGTCGATGAGGCGGTGCCACTCCTCGCGCGTCCATTTCTTGAGGCGAATTTCGGCCACGGCCATCGCTTGACCTCCTTTGACATTTCTAGCACGGCGGCGCCCTCCGTTCAATCAGGCGGCCAAGATGACGCGAATATATATTCTAGTCAAGTCGGCGGTGTTGTTTCTTCCGCGCACGCGTGCGGTACGAGACGGGTACCGGGAGGTCCAGGATGGCGCTGGGAATGGAGGGCTTCCCGCTAGCCGCCATTTCGGCCCGGGGTTGGCTCCCCGGGCTCGTCGCCGTCGTGCTCGTGCTGGTCGCCGGCTGCAGCCTGGTCGGGGTTGCCGGCCGCCTCGCCGCCATGCAGCCCGATGCCAGTCCTGCTCCCGGCGTCACCGCGACGCTAGAAACAGTGGGTCCGGCCTCCGTGCCGGCCTCGGAGCCACTTCCGAGGGCAACGCAGAAGGGCTGGGTCTCCCTCGCCGTCACCTGGCCCGCCCGGCCGGCCGGCTACCGCGCCCAGCGCATCCCCGACTCTACCGACCGCGTGCTCTTCGAGATGCGCACCGCCGGCAACACCCTGGTGGCCTCGACTTCGATCGCCCGCTCCGCCGGAGTGGCGACCGCGACGGGGCAAATCGAGGTGGACGCCGGCAGCTACCGCCTGGACGCGACGGCGCAGGCGGGGCCGGCCGCCGCGCCGGTCGCCGTGGCCACCGCTTCGGCGCCGCTGACCGTCGTGGCCGGCGCCAGGACGGCGGCGTCCCTGACGCTGCGCGAGACCTACCCGCCGGCGGTGACGGGCTTCGCGGCAAGCTGGGGCCTCCCAGGCGAGTCGGTCGTGCTGACCGGCAGCAACCTGGGCCTGTCCTGGGCGGCCACGCCGGCCGTGTCCTTCACGGGCACCAACGCCTCGCTGTCGGCCACCGTCACAGGGATTACGGCAGGTTCGGTGACCGTGACGGTGCCCGCCGGTGCCAAGACCGGGCGGCTGACGGTCAACGTCGATGGAAGTGCCACGGACTCGACCACGTTCACGGTTCCGAGTCCCGCGCTCTGGGCGCTCCACTCGCAGATCGCATCGGCCGGCGACACGATCTGGCTCGACGGCGGTTTTGGCAACAGCGTCACCGTCAACTTCCCCGGCAATGTCACGGCCGCCGCGACGGTGCTCGGGCCCGGGCGCGCCAAGGTGGTCGTGCCGGCCAATGCCACGGCCGGCGACCTGAAGGTCACGACCGGCGCCAACACGTCTGCCACCCTGCCCTTCCGGGCGCCGACCTTCTTGCTCGGCCTGGGCACGCTGTTCGGCAGCCACTACGACCAGGCGAGCGGCGGCCGGAGAACACCGACCCTCATCGTGCCACGCCACAGCTTCGCGAGCGCAGTGGTGGGTCCATACTTCTATGTCGTCGGCGGCGAAAACGACTCCGGCAGGCCAAAGAGCGTCGAGCGCGCCCTGATCGACGGCGCCGGGTACTTGGGCCCCTTTGAGGTCCTGGCGGACGTCTCGCTGCCGTCGGAGCGAAACGGCTTCGAGGCAGTCCGGATTGGCAACCGCCTCTACCTGGTCGGGAGCGAGGAAGAGGCCGGGGTGCTGCGGGCCCCCATCGATGGGGCCGGTAACCTCGGCAACTTCGTGCCGGCAGGCGTCTCGTTGACCACACGCCGCCACCGGCCGGGAGTCTTGGTAGTCGGAAACTATCTCTATGTCATCGGAGGATCGTCTTCCGGATCGCGTCTCGCGAGCGTGGAGAGGGCGCGAATCGAGGCGGACGGCGGCCTTTCCGGTTTCGACACGGTACCGGCAGTGACGCTCGGGACTGCCCGAAATGCGATGGGCATCGCGTCGGTCGGTAGCTATTTGTACGTCCTGGGCGGATCGGACGGTTCTCCATTGGGCAGTATCGAACGTGCGCCCATCGAGCCAGATGGCGATCTCGGGGCATTTCAGACGCTCGCTGACCGGTCCCTCGTCGCGGCTCGGTCCACGTTCGGCACAGTGGTGATCGGGAGCAAGCTATACGTGGTCGGCGGCGGGGGCAACTCCGGCCGGCTAGGGACGGTCGAGAGCGCGGCCTTCGACACGCAGGGGAACCTGGACGCTTTCCAGTCCGTGGGAGCGAGTCTCGGGACGGCGCGCAACGCCTTCGGGAGCGCGGTGGTCGGTAATCACCTGTACGCGATCGGAGGGTCTGCCCCGGCCAGCCTCGCTGGCATCGAGCGGATCAGCCTGAATGAAAGCGGCAAGCTGGGGGCGTTCCAGGCCGCAGGCACGCTCTCCGCGGCGCGATTTTCTTTCGGCAGTTCGATCGTGGGGAGTCGGCTCTACATCCTCGGCGGCGTCACGCAGGCAGGCGCGACGAGTTCCGTCGAGCGAGCGAGCATCGATGCCGCGGGCGGGCTGGGAACCTTCGAAGCACCCCAGGGCGTGGCGCTGACCGGGAATCGCTACGGCCATGCGACCGCCAGGATCGGCGATTACCTCTATGTCCTCGGGGGCAACACGGGAGTAAGCAGCGCCACCAACCTGGCTTCGGTCGAGCGCGCCACGATCGACGCGTCGGGCAGCATCGGCAACTTCGGGGCGGTCTCGACCAGCCTCGCGACGCCTCGCGATTTTCCCCAGTGTGCCGTCATCGGCGGTTATCTCTATGCCTTCGGGGGCCACGGCTACTCGGGGGGCGTGGTCGTGCTGAACTCCGTGGAGCGGTCGCCGATCACGGCGTCCGGCGATCTGTCCGGGTTCAGCATGCAGGCGGGTACGCTTGCGACGGCCCGGTACTCATCCGGCCTCGCCGTGATAGGCAGCTACGTCTACCTTTTCGGGGGTACGACCGCGGGGGGCGCCATCCTCAACAGCATCGAGCGGGCCGCCATCGGCACGGACGGCGGTCTGGGACCGTTCTCCACGATTCCGGTCACCCTCGGGACGGCAAGGTCGCACCGATCGGTCGCGGTGATCGGCGACTACGTGTACGTGATCGGCGGAGAGGCCGGTGGGCCGGCCATCGGCACCGTGGAGCGGGCCGCCATCGGCTCGTCCGGCGACCTGGGAGCGTTCAGCCCCGTGCCCGCGTCGTCGCTGGGCACGCCCCGCTTCGACGCCGGGGCCGCGGTCATCGGCGACTACCTGTACATCCTGGGCGGCCGGACACCCGACCCCCTGGACACCATCGAGCGCGCACGGCTGCAATGACCCTCGCCCCGCCCCCGGAAACGGCGGATCATGCTAGAATTGCAAATTCGTAAAGTTAGGAAAAACATGCCGAGGTGAGACTCGGCGCCTATTTTGGAGGATCCCCTCTTGCCCCTGCTAGCGGAAGATAAGAAAGCCGTCATCGACACCCACAAGCTCTCCGACGGCGATACCGGCTCCGCCGAAGTGCAGATTGCCCTGCTGACCAAGCGCATCAGCCAGCTATCCGACCACCTCAAGCAAAACGCCAAGGACTTCGCGTCGCGTCGCGGCCTGCTCAAGATGGTCGGGCGCCGGCGCCGGTTGCTCAACTACCTGCAAAAGAGCGAGTTGAGCCGGTACCGGGCCATCGTGGCCAAGCTGGGACTGCGCAAGTGATCACGGGCGGCGACGGAGCCGCCTAGAAGCGTTCGCCGGGTCGGCATCCATGCCGCCCGGCTCAAGCCATAAGAAAGAAGAAGCGAAGGTGAGTGACGTAAAGACTTTCAAGTACACGCTGGGGGATCGCGAGATCTCCATGACGTTCGGGAAGTTCGCCAAGCAGGCCAGCGGCGCCGTGCTGGTCGAGTCCGGCGAGACCGCGGTGCTGGTGACCGCGACGATGAGCAAGAACCCGCGGGATCTCGACTTCTTCCCGTTGCTGGTCGACTACGAAGAGAAGCATTACGCCGTCGGCCGCGTGCCCGGCAGCTTCATGCGCCGCGAAGGCCGCGCTTCGGAGCAGGCCATCCTGTCGGGCCGACTCATCGATCGCAGCATCCGTCCGCTGTTCCCCGAGGGCTTCCGCAACGACATCCAGGTCGTCTGCTACACGCTGTCGAGCGACCAGCAGGTCGAGCCCGACATGCTCGCGATGGTGGGCGCGTCGGCGGCCCTGATGGTCAGCAACATCCCCTTCGCGGGTCCCTGCTGCGGCGTGCGCGTGGGCCGCATCGAGGGCAACTGGCTGATCAACCCGACCTTCCACGAGACCGAGGAGAGCGACATCGACCTGGTGGTCGCCGGCACCTCCGACGCGATCATGATGGTCGAAGCCGGCATCAAGATCGTCCCCGAGGACGAAGTGCTCGACGCCATCGGAGTGGGCTTCGCGGCCGTCCAGGAGCTGAATGCCTGGCAGATCGAGATCGCCAAGCAAATCGGCAAGGAGAAGCTCGAGGTCAAGATCGTCGAGACCGACCCGAAGCTCTACGCGTGGATCGAGAAGAACGGCCTGGACCGCCTCACCAAGGCCATCCAGAACTCCGACAAGAAGCTCCGCGAAGCCGCGACCGACGAAGTGCTGGCCGATCTGGGCACGCAACTGGCCAACCTGCCCGACGACCACGAGCTCAAGGAGATGTTGACGAGCAAGCCGAAGCTCATCGCCGACGCCCTGTACCACCTGGAGAAGAAGGTCGTTCGCAAGCTCACCACGGAGAAGGG encodes:
- a CDS encoding endonuclease/exonuclease/phosphatase family protein, producing MGEIPRVGSAPNAAARILGRALKPASQAGPGIPGDSLQLASPPPIRVITFNTAVGNSKIKTPQASFPDLPFYQEIINGHPDAPILAGQEIGTRQLDRLKALSKNGSFQVVATYAHPGQANMVLVPRRFEVLGYQHRTYGMSHLRGFWNGLKGWFTGKGTPHWSQMFEPRKYTELRLRDRESGREFTLFNTHTSYYGPLKVEQNTQLFAAARAAKARGPVIVAGDLNTRAADNARPDKYDSDARVLAQMGDFKDMGPPSKSQWPRPNIDWILADGFSPVTSRVHTGDSLSLPGSPNAELVSDHYAEEDTLRFD
- a CDS encoding S8 family serine peptidase → MIGYARALVAVVAAISATVGCGLAAPAPSLGQKPGMNNRPVADTLASKFVGRLSHAQPSEVIVTSRTGAPVQLPGTQTIATMVVGGKHVSLARPVAGTTLQAIVDGNRSNPVADVAQNDMWWAQAGAPASTPGAPPADEYQSMQFGLARMDVAGAWKVTQGNPDLVVAVLDTGVDYNHPEFAGRIVKGPNFAYRKPEPTTPGSGAPGASVQAGNDAPSPAAPRQQLPGVPQATGPDDPIDDFGHGTHVAGIIAAAADGRGVVGVAPRVKIMAVKVLGPTGGGTTWDIAQGIHHAVSKGAKIVNLSLGGPTSNGFVELLVADARAKGVLVVAAAGNNGWNLDGPPVNAGIVQVPHTIYPAMYKGAMAVGATDDQDKLGNFSNYGKKVAVTAPGVKILSTMPTTPCAMSVSGGFLKNYDVMSGTSMAAPMAAGAAALVMSAHPDWTPDQVEEALMRTADKVGPEPFFGKGRVNVGKAVL
- a CDS encoding Uma2 family endonuclease encodes the protein MAVAEIRLKKWTREEWHRLIDLGVLDDLRVELLDGDIVEMSPQSEVHAGTVRIAAKTLDRAFGDEYTVSTQLPLALGGDELSEPEPDITVSHGSVREFARRHPEFPILIVEVAVSSEEKDRRVKASLYARAGRPEYWILVPEKETLEVYRDPVRDGKGFYDGWSYGTVATLRKGDAIAPLSLPGAEIPVADLLP
- the rpsO gene encoding 30S ribosomal protein S15 translates to MPLLAEDKKAVIDTHKLSDGDTGSAEVQIALLTKRISQLSDHLKQNAKDFASRRGLLKMVGRRRRLLNYLQKSELSRYRAIVAKLGLRK